The segment TGAATCTTGTATTGGTTCTAAGTTCATTTCCATAGTCATTGTTTTTATTCCTCTTATAATAACACGAAAGCAAGGCTGAACATAGCAATTGGATTTTATCCTGATACGGCAAATACCAGATTGCAGTTTAATTTTAACTTAACATGGTCGTAATAATCTGGAAACATTTTCCCGTTATACTGTTTACAGTTTTAAAAAAGGAGGCAAAAGAGTGTAATGATAAACGCGGGTGATACAGCCTGGGTACTTATTTCAGCTGCTATGGTAATGTTTATGACCCCGGGCCTTGCTCTGTTTTATGGTGGTATGGTCAGGAGGAAAAATTTGCTCTCAACCATCATGATGAGCTTTGCATGCATTGGTCTTGTCACCGTACTATGGATGACGTATGGTTACTCCATAGGATTTGCTCCCGGTATAGCCGGAGGTCTTGTCGGGAACCTGGAATACCTTGGGCTCAAGGGTGTAGGCCAGGAGCCTTTGGCAGTTTATGCTGCAACTGTTCCACACCTTGCCTTTATGACATTCCAGGGCATGTTTGCAGTAATAGCACTGGCTACCGGCATTTTTGCCAGCGCAGCGATAAACCCGACTGGAGCAGACGGGCTAGTAAATGGCGGGGGGATGCAGGTAGTTATCCAGATGATCAGCGTTGTTGCCGTAGCTGCGTTTGCTTTCATTGGAAGTATTGTGATTGGAAAAGTAGTTAATGCTACAGTTGGCTTAAGGGTAAAACCGGTAGAGGAGACTATAGGACTTGACCTTTCCCAGCATGCCGAAAGTGTTTATGGAGGTAGCATGCGATGAAAAAGGTAGAAGCGATTATTCGTGAAGAAAGGTTAAAAGCGGTGATCGAAGGCCTGGAGGAAAACGGTTATTTTGGGCTTACAGTAACAGAAGTTAGCGGCCGGGGACGCCAGAAAGGGCTGACCTTGCAGGGAAGATCTGCCCAGTACCAGGTTGACTTGATACCCAAGATTAAAATTGAGGTGGTAGTTATGGATGGAGATGTTCCCTTGATAGTCAATACGATATCCCGGATTGCTCGTACAGGAGACATCGGAGACGGTAAAATATTTATAATCCCAGTAGAAGATGCGATAAGGATCCGTACCGGAGAAGTTGGCGAAGACACACTTTAAATAAAATTAGGAGGAAAAAATTGGCCGACAAAAGAGAAAGCAAAGAGTATGTATTAAAAATGGCAAAGGAGCATGATGTTAAGTTTATCAGGCTCTGGTTTACTGATGTACTTGGAATGTTGAAAAGTTTTGCCATAACGGTTGAAGAGCTTGAGACAGCGCTTGAGGAGGGGATGGGGTTTGATGGTTCGTCTATCGAAGGATTTGCCAGGATTGACGAAAGCGATATGATAGCCCTCCCGGACCCCGATACGTTCCGGATGCTGCCATGGCGGCCACGAGAGCATCAAGCAGTAGCGCGTATATTTTGTGATATCGTAAGACCGGAGGGAACACCTTTTGAAGGTGATCCCAGGTATGTACTAAAAAGGATCTTGAAACGAGCTGCTGATATGGGATACACGTTCTATGTAGGTCCTGAATTGGAGTATTTTTACTTCAAGGATAATAAAAGTACCGAGGTTCTGGATGCTGGTGGTTACTTCGATATGATACCGCTGGATATGGCTACCGATCTTAGGCGGGAATCAGTCCTATCTCTTGAGAAAATGGGGATAGCAGTAGAATATTCTCACCATGAAGTGGCGCCTTCACA is part of the Dehalococcoidales bacterium genome and harbors:
- a CDS encoding P-II family nitrogen regulator, with the translated sequence MKKVEAIIREERLKAVIEGLEENGYFGLTVTEVSGRGRQKGLTLQGRSAQYQVDLIPKIKIEVVVMDGDVPLIVNTISRIARTGDIGDGKIFIIPVEDAIRIRTGEVGEDTL